The Mycolicibacterium mageritense genome contains a region encoding:
- a CDS encoding sensor domain-containing protein yields MVKPVVAVVLGLLLSACTREVANPQAKPQPPAAPISALQVGDLLSLDVQDKDGNLFVTAAPEQCTGVARESEPPFIDSHGPVASDGGHWATTGAGGAEVYVAEMVAVFPSDFDARDALGAARETIESCHGTQVTVTSMKGRTYLFDVLPPVQPDPENTVVWSLRSQGWDCDNAFIAAHNAAIEITGCGTAGGFDITAAAQGAAKRIENLANTTA; encoded by the coding sequence ATGGTGAAACCGGTGGTCGCGGTCGTTTTGGGGCTGCTGCTGAGCGCGTGCACGCGTGAGGTCGCCAACCCCCAGGCCAAACCGCAACCACCGGCTGCGCCGATCTCGGCCTTGCAGGTCGGCGACCTGCTGAGCCTCGACGTCCAGGACAAGGACGGCAATCTTTTCGTCACTGCAGCACCGGAACAGTGCACCGGCGTGGCCCGCGAGTCCGAGCCGCCCTTCATCGACAGCCACGGCCCGGTGGCCAGCGACGGCGGTCACTGGGCGACCACCGGCGCCGGCGGGGCCGAGGTGTACGTCGCCGAGATGGTCGCGGTCTTCCCGTCCGACTTCGACGCCCGCGATGCCCTCGGGGCGGCCCGCGAGACCATCGAGTCCTGTCACGGCACCCAGGTGACGGTCACCTCGATGAAAGGCCGTACCTACCTGTTCGACGTGCTGCCGCCGGTCCAGCCGGACCCGGAGAACACCGTGGTGTGGTCGCTGCGCTCGCAAGGATGGGATTGCGACAACGCGTTCATCGCGGCGCACAACGCGGCGATCGAGATCACCGGCTGCGGCACCGCCGGGGGATTCGACATCACGGCGGCAGCCCAGGGTGCGGCCAAGCGCATCGAAAATCTGGCGAACACCACCGCCTGA